A genomic window from Candidatus Binatia bacterium includes:
- a CDS encoding bifunctional 3-(3-hydroxy-phenyl)propionate/3-hydroxycinnamic acid hydroxylase yields the protein MIDVAIVGAGPAGVVAANLCGQYGLSAVAFDREPEVYDLPRAAGMHDDVQRILQNAGLLEAILPGTQEHVGAEFLDPEGKRLIGIEFPGLKTLNGFPPVLSIAQPIIEKGLRGCLARHDDVELCVSHEVREIAEHDDHVELRVHDLAHGEGRPVRARWVIGADGASSAVRKGCGISWDSLGYDREWLVIDVERELSAELPRLAQQICDPARPTTLIPMPGRLYRWEFQLRAGETRAEMEDRDRVWELLAPWVSREDARILRAVVYRFHATVADTFRRGRVFLAGDAAHQTPPFMGQGLCTGVRDAENLIWKLAAVKRGHATDALLDTYTEERHPMAVAMVLHSTNTGRLIDAYADMTVTGEPPPADLIGYGYGGSKELPNLSTGLLADGGSDWVGRLMPQCKVKDGTKVGSLDDLAGPRWVVLSKDPPRDILTQGQKRAWESLGAAFLELDDPGAEWLLGAGDVALLRPDRVVFSLGSDKSLPSAFAHRTV from the coding sequence ATGATCGACGTCGCCATCGTCGGTGCCGGCCCGGCCGGCGTCGTCGCCGCCAATCTCTGTGGGCAATACGGGCTGTCCGCGGTCGCTTTCGATCGCGAGCCCGAGGTCTACGATCTACCGCGCGCTGCGGGGATGCACGATGACGTCCAGCGGATCCTGCAGAACGCGGGCCTCCTCGAAGCGATCCTTCCGGGGACGCAGGAGCACGTAGGAGCCGAGTTTCTCGACCCCGAAGGCAAGCGCCTCATCGGGATCGAGTTCCCGGGGCTGAAGACGCTCAACGGCTTCCCGCCCGTTCTTTCGATCGCCCAGCCGATCATCGAGAAGGGGTTGCGTGGTTGCCTCGCCCGCCATGACGACGTCGAGCTGTGCGTCTCGCACGAGGTGCGTGAGATCGCCGAGCACGACGATCACGTGGAGCTTCGGGTGCACGATCTCGCTCACGGCGAGGGCCGTCCGGTCCGAGCCCGTTGGGTGATCGGAGCGGACGGGGCAAGCAGTGCCGTCCGGAAGGGCTGCGGGATTTCCTGGGACAGCCTGGGGTATGATCGCGAATGGTTGGTGATCGATGTGGAGCGCGAGCTGTCGGCGGAGCTACCGCGGCTCGCGCAGCAGATCTGTGATCCGGCGCGGCCGACGACTCTCATCCCGATGCCGGGTCGCCTCTATCGGTGGGAGTTCCAGCTGCGCGCCGGAGAGACGCGGGCCGAGATGGAGGACCGCGACCGGGTGTGGGAGCTTCTCGCTCCGTGGGTTTCGCGTGAAGACGCGCGCATTCTGCGCGCGGTCGTCTACCGGTTCCACGCAACGGTTGCCGACACGTTCCGCCGCGGGCGCGTGTTTCTCGCCGGGGATGCCGCGCATCAGACGCCGCCCTTCATGGGCCAGGGGCTGTGCACCGGCGTGCGCGATGCCGAGAATCTGATCTGGAAGCTCGCCGCCGTGAAGCGAGGGCACGCGACCGACGCCCTACTCGACACCTACACCGAAGAGCGGCACCCGATGGCTGTGGCGATGGTGCTGCACTCGACTAACACGGGCCGTCTGATCGACGCCTACGCCGACATGACGGTGACTGGGGAACCGCCACCCGCGGATTTGATCGGGTACGGGTACGGCGGCAGCAAGGAGCTTCCGAACCTGTCGACCGGTCTCCTCGCCGATGGCGGCAGTGATTGGGTCGGCCGGTTGATGCCGCAGTGTAAGGTCAAGGACGGTACGAAGGTCGGTTCTCTCGATGATCTCGCCGGTCCGCGGTGGGTCGTTCTCTCCAAGGACCCGCCGAGGGATATCCTGACCCAAGGGCAGAAGCGCGCCTGGGAAAGTCTCGGGGCGGCGTTCCTCGAGCTCGATGACCCTGGAGCCGAATGGCTCTTGGGCGCCGGCGACGTGGCGCTGCTCCGACCGGACCGGGTGGTGTTCTCGCTCGGATCGGACAAGTCTCTGCCGTCGGCCTTCGCGCACCGCACCGTCTGA
- a CDS encoding fumarylacetoacetate hydrolase family protein: MAFRLATKDDRAVLVANNGVYDLEKHSGGKFTSDPMEAIARHGDLHEVAKSLGSAPDAPLDENELGICVPRPQKIFGIGLNYRAHAEESKMEIPPNPLVFAKFTNCIASSTADIIVFGPTTDYEAELVLVMGSRARDIPEDRVWDHIAGLTIGQDVSERGTQFASKPPHFDLGKSFDTFGPIGPCVVSHDQLADRSNLALSCELNGVRKQETQTDDLIFGIEKLVSYISGICTFEPGDLIFTGTPSGVGFMEGTFLKPGDVLTTTIEGLGSMTNRCVAKNG, translated from the coding sequence ATGGCATTTCGACTCGCGACCAAGGACGACCGCGCGGTACTCGTCGCCAACAACGGCGTCTACGACCTCGAGAAGCACAGTGGTGGCAAGTTCACGTCTGACCCGATGGAAGCGATCGCGCGCCACGGCGATCTCCACGAGGTTGCGAAGAGTCTCGGGAGCGCGCCCGATGCGCCCCTCGACGAAAATGAGCTCGGCATCTGCGTGCCGCGCCCGCAGAAGATCTTCGGGATCGGGTTGAACTACCGGGCCCACGCCGAAGAGTCGAAGATGGAGATCCCGCCGAACCCGCTCGTCTTCGCGAAGTTCACCAACTGCATCGCCTCGAGCACGGCCGACATCATCGTCTTCGGGCCCACGACCGACTACGAGGCGGAGCTCGTCCTGGTCATGGGCTCCCGTGCGCGGGACATCCCCGAGGATCGGGTGTGGGATCACATCGCCGGCCTCACGATCGGCCAGGACGTGTCGGAGCGCGGAACGCAGTTCGCGAGCAAGCCGCCCCACTTCGATCTCGGGAAGTCCTTCGACACCTTCGGGCCGATCGGCCCGTGCGTGGTGTCGCACGATCAGCTGGCGGACCGCTCCAACCTGGCGCTCAGCTGCGAGCTAAACGGCGTTCGGAAGCAGGAGACCCAGACGGACGATCTCATCTTCGGGATCGAGAAGCTCGTGTCGTACATCTCGGGAATCTGCACCTTCGAGCCGGGCGATCTGATCTTCACCGGGACGCCCTCAGGCGTCGGGTTCATGGAAGGAACGTTCCTCAAGCCGGGCGATGTTCTCACGACCACGATCGAAGGCCTCGGCAGCATGACCAACCGTTGCGTCGCGAAGAACGGATAA
- a CDS encoding helix-turn-helix domain containing protein codes for MTVTADTAPEGRVARRRAEVRERLLRVAEELMLERGVDGVTIEAITEAANISRRSFYHHFESKHEVLIPIARARSEALNRRLDRLVQTIEDPAEGMATAMRHGLRQIPSDPLCCWFALHSGLPVKRLHEGFGESALRDVMRATDAGRFYVENKKVMQQLLPGVFIATITARVEGRFDDHDLDDAVEHLLRMFGVERSEAKRIAHIPLTLLPADTAAA; via the coding sequence ATGACGGTAACCGCAGATACGGCCCCCGAGGGCAGGGTTGCTCGCCGGCGGGCGGAGGTCCGAGAGCGTCTCCTCCGAGTGGCCGAGGAGCTCATGCTCGAGCGTGGGGTCGATGGCGTCACCATCGAGGCGATCACGGAGGCGGCGAACATCTCGCGGCGCAGCTTCTATCACCACTTCGAGAGCAAACACGAAGTTCTGATTCCGATCGCGCGGGCGCGCAGCGAGGCGCTGAACCGGCGGCTCGACCGGCTCGTTCAGACGATCGAGGATCCCGCCGAGGGCATGGCTACGGCGATGCGCCACGGCCTCCGCCAGATTCCGTCCGACCCGCTCTGCTGCTGGTTCGCCCTGCACTCGGGGCTGCCGGTCAAGCGACTGCACGAGGGATTTGGGGAGAGCGCGCTTCGCGATGTGATGCGGGCGACCGACGCCGGCCGCTTTTACGTAGAAAACAAGAAGGTCATGCAGCAGCTCTTACCTGGTGTCTTCATCGCTACGATCACGGCGCGGGTCGAGGGTCGGTTCGACGACCACGACTTGGACGATGCCGTCGAGCACCTCCTGCGCATGTTTGGCGTCGAACGTTCCGAGGCCAAGCGCATCGCTCACATTCCATTGACCCTACTGCCGGCCGACACGGCCGCCGCCTGA
- a CDS encoding VOC family protein, with amino-acid sequence MQLRWSHCVMYVRDIEKMVAFYSEVLGFQVSDRGPMDPGNPEGIQVVFMTQVGSDHHQIAFANVRGDGPSTTLDHIAFRVDNLSEVKEMAERLRADGRATGIGAVNHGNAWSCYFQDPEENRLEVFCDSPFHVNQPQIDRWDFAMSEGDLKKATKEHYGPQAGFQPMDDFKAAQRRKHDG; translated from the coding sequence ATGCAGCTGCGCTGGTCCCATTGCGTGATGTACGTCCGCGACATCGAGAAGATGGTCGCTTTCTATTCAGAAGTCCTGGGCTTCCAGGTCTCCGACCGCGGCCCGATGGACCCAGGCAATCCCGAGGGCATCCAGGTCGTCTTCATGACCCAGGTCGGGTCGGACCACCATCAGATCGCGTTTGCGAACGTCCGCGGCGACGGCCCGTCGACGACGCTCGATCACATCGCGTTCCGGGTCGACAACCTGAGCGAGGTGAAGGAGATGGCCGAACGCCTCCGAGCAGACGGCCGCGCCACCGGAATCGGCGCGGTAAACCATGGCAACGCGTGGTCCTGCTACTTCCAGGACCCCGAGGAGAACCGCCTCGAAGTCTTCTGCGACTCGCCCTTCCACGTAAACCAGCCGCAGATCGACAGGTGGGACTTTGCCATGTCCGAGGGCGACCTCAAGAAGGCCACCAAAGAGCACTATGGCCCTCAGGCCGGCTTCCAGCCCATGGACGACTTCAAGGCCGCCCAGCGTCGCAAGCACGACGGCTGA